From Synechococcus sp. UW69, the proteins below share one genomic window:
- the kaiC gene encoding circadian clock protein KaiC, translating to MQFPPTSGQPQMQVQKLPTGIEGFDDVCQGGLPIGRSTLISGTSGTGKTVFSLHFLHNGIKDFDEPGIFVTFEESPLDILRNAASFGWNLQEMVEQDKLFILDASPDPDGQDVAGSFDLSGLIERINYAIRKYKAKRVAIDSITAVFQQYDAVFVVRREIFRLIARLKEIGVTTVMTTERIDEYGPIARYGVEEFVSDNVVILRNVLEGERRRRTVEILKLRGTTHMKGEFPFTMGTHGISIFPLGAMRLTQRSSNVRVSSGVPRLDDMCGGGFFKDSIILATGATGTGKTMLVSKFIEDACRNKERAILFAYEESRAQLLRNGTSWGIDFEQMEQDGLLKIICAYPESTGLEDHLQIIKTEISQFKPSRMAIDSLSALARGVSHNAFRQFVIGVTGYAKQEEIAGFFTNTSEEFMGSHSITDSHISTITDTILLLQYVEIRGEMARALNVFKMRGSWHDKGIREFVITGNGPQIKDSFSNFERIISGVPHRVTSDERSELSRIARGVSSED from the coding sequence ATGCAGTTCCCTCCGACCAGCGGTCAGCCTCAGATGCAGGTTCAAAAGCTCCCGACAGGGATCGAGGGCTTTGATGATGTCTGCCAGGGCGGCCTACCGATCGGCCGTAGCACGCTGATTAGCGGTACGTCCGGCACCGGGAAGACGGTGTTCTCGCTGCACTTCCTCCACAACGGCATCAAGGATTTCGACGAACCCGGCATCTTCGTCACCTTCGAGGAGTCGCCCCTCGACATCCTGCGCAATGCCGCCAGCTTCGGCTGGAACCTGCAGGAGATGGTCGAGCAGGACAAGCTGTTCATCCTTGATGCCTCACCGGATCCCGATGGTCAGGATGTGGCCGGAAGTTTTGATCTCTCGGGTCTGATCGAGCGGATTAACTACGCCATCCGTAAGTACAAAGCCAAGCGTGTTGCTATTGATTCGATCACGGCGGTGTTCCAGCAATACGACGCAGTCTTTGTGGTGCGCCGTGAGATTTTTCGCTTGATCGCCCGGCTCAAGGAAATTGGCGTCACCACGGTGATGACCACCGAGCGCATCGACGAGTACGGCCCTATCGCCCGCTATGGCGTTGAGGAATTCGTCTCCGACAATGTGGTGATCCTCCGCAACGTGCTTGAGGGAGAGCGGCGCCGGCGCACTGTTGAAATTCTCAAGCTGCGGGGCACGACCCACATGAAGGGTGAGTTCCCCTTCACCATGGGAACCCACGGCATCAGCATCTTCCCGCTTGGGGCCATGCGCCTCACCCAACGGTCGTCGAATGTTCGGGTGAGTTCTGGTGTGCCTCGCCTCGACGACATGTGCGGTGGCGGCTTCTTCAAGGATTCGATCATTTTGGCCACCGGTGCCACGGGCACGGGCAAGACGATGCTCGTCTCCAAATTCATTGAAGATGCCTGCCGTAACAAGGAACGCGCCATCCTCTTCGCCTATGAGGAATCGCGCGCTCAGTTGCTCCGCAATGGCACCAGCTGGGGCATCGATTTTGAACAGATGGAGCAGGACGGACTGCTCAAGATCATCTGCGCCTACCCCGAATCCACGGGTCTTGAAGATCATTTGCAGATCATCAAAACGGAGATCAGTCAGTTCAAGCCGTCGCGGATGGCGATCGACTCCCTCTCAGCCCTGGCGCGCGGTGTGAGCCATAACGCCTTCCGTCAGTTCGTGATCGGGGTGACCGGATATGCGAAGCAGGAGGAGATCGCTGGCTTCTTCACGAACACCTCCGAGGAGTTCATGGGCAGCCACTCGATCACTGATTCCCACATCTCCACCATCACCGACACGATCCTGCTGCTGCAGTACGTCGAGATCCGCGGTGAGATGGCCCGTGCCTTGAATGTGTTCAAGATGCGTGGTTCCTGGCACGACAAGGGCATCCGTGAATTCGTGATCACGGGCAATGGTCCACAGATCAAGGACTCCTTCTCCAACTTCGAGCGGATCATCTCCGGTGTGCCTCATCGGGTGACATCGGATGAGCGCAGCGAGTTGTCGCGCATCGCCCGGGGCGTCTCCAGCGAGGATTGA
- the purC gene encoding phosphoribosylaminoimidazolesuccinocarboxamide synthase, translating to MTPDHGELLYEGKAKRVFASADPDRVLVEFKNDATAFNAQKKAQLENKGRLNCQISARLFELLEREGVPTHYCGLAGETWMQVRRVEIIPLEVVLRNTATGSLCRQTPIAEGTPIDPALLDLYYKDDALGDPLLTEARVHLLGVADPAQLSAIEQLARRVNGVLRPFFEEIDLQLVDFKLELGLASDGTLLLADEISPDTCRLWDRRNSNAEDRILDKDRFRKDLGGVMEAYGEVLKRVQGTCANPRNCL from the coding sequence ATGACGCCCGATCACGGAGAGCTGCTTTACGAGGGCAAGGCGAAGCGGGTGTTCGCGAGCGCGGATCCCGACCGGGTGCTGGTGGAGTTCAAAAACGACGCCACGGCCTTCAATGCCCAGAAAAAAGCCCAGCTGGAGAACAAAGGTCGGCTGAATTGTCAGATTTCAGCACGGTTGTTCGAGCTGCTGGAGCGCGAGGGGGTGCCGACCCATTACTGCGGTCTGGCCGGGGAGACCTGGATGCAGGTGCGACGGGTGGAGATCATTCCCTTGGAGGTGGTTCTCCGCAACACCGCCACAGGATCGCTCTGCCGTCAGACCCCAATCGCCGAGGGCACACCCATCGATCCAGCCCTGTTGGATTTGTATTACAAGGACGACGCCCTTGGGGATCCGCTGTTGACCGAGGCCCGCGTGCATCTGCTGGGTGTGGCGGACCCAGCGCAACTGTCAGCAATTGAACAACTTGCCCGCAGGGTGAATGGGGTGCTGCGGCCTTTTTTTGAAGAAATTGATCTGCAGCTGGTGGATTTCAAGTTGGAGTTGGGGCTGGCGTCCGATGGAACACTTCTGCTTGCTGATGAGATCAGCCCTGACACCTGCAGGCTCTGGGACCGCCGCAACAGCAACGCCGAGGACCGGATTTTGGACAAGGATCGCTTCCGCAAGGATCTCGGCGGGGTGATGGAGGCCTACGGGGAGGTCCTCAAACGGGTCCAAGGCACCTGCGCGAACCCCCGCAACTGCCTGTAA
- a CDS encoding YebC/PmpR family DNA-binding transcriptional regulator, whose protein sequence is MAGHSKWSQIKRTKAVVDAKRGAVFTRLGREIMVAARAGADPAGNFQLRTAISKARAAGVPASNIERAIAKGSGQAGDGVQLEEVRYEGYGPGGMAVLVEALTDNRNRTAADLRLAFSKNGGNLGEHGCVAYLFEHRSEVILNAGPEDEERLLESLLELEADGYELEEAAVVVHGPFEALENLQDGLRRDDWDVREWGHHWSAQTSVPVNDPDIARSCLKLLDSLDGLDDVRSVSANLDLAEGLEID, encoded by the coding sequence ATGGCTGGCCACAGCAAATGGTCACAGATCAAACGCACCAAGGCTGTCGTTGACGCCAAACGGGGGGCGGTGTTCACCCGTCTGGGCCGGGAAATCATGGTGGCGGCCCGCGCCGGAGCCGATCCCGCCGGGAATTTCCAGTTGCGGACGGCCATCAGCAAAGCCCGCGCAGCGGGAGTTCCCGCCTCCAACATCGAGCGCGCCATCGCCAAGGGCTCCGGCCAAGCGGGCGATGGGGTTCAGCTGGAGGAAGTGCGCTACGAGGGATATGGCCCCGGCGGCATGGCGGTGCTGGTGGAGGCGCTCACCGACAACCGCAACCGCACTGCGGCGGATCTACGCTTGGCCTTCAGCAAGAACGGGGGCAACCTCGGTGAACACGGCTGCGTGGCCTATCTGTTTGAACACCGCAGCGAAGTGATCCTCAACGCGGGCCCCGAGGACGAAGAACGGCTGCTGGAAAGCCTCTTGGAGCTGGAGGCCGATGGCTATGAGCTGGAAGAGGCGGCCGTTGTGGTGCACGGCCCGTTCGAGGCCTTGGAGAACCTTCAGGACGGCTTGCGCCGGGATGACTGGGATGTGCGGGAGTGGGGGCATCACTGGTCCGCCCAGACCAGCGTCCCTGTGAATGATCCAGACATTGCCCGCAGCTGCCTGAAGCTGCTGGATTCCCTCGACGGGCTCGACGATGTTCGCAGCGTCAGCGCCAACCTCGATCTCGCCGAAGGCCTGGAGATCGACTGA
- the purD gene encoding phosphoribosylamine--glycine ligase codes for MAISSTRPSTLPTLQRALVVGSGGREQSLAWALSRCPGLDTVWITPGNGGDEGSALAVAETDSAGLIALCQQNAVDLVVVGPEAPLAAGVADALRDAGFSVFGPGAEGAQLEASKAWAKQLMQEAGVPTAGHWAVANEAEALAVLREVQRPLVVKADGLAAGKGVTVANTVEESEVAIREAFEGRFGAAGSQLVLEERMEGPEVSVFALCDGERMVLLPPAQDHKRLNEGDRGPNTGGMGAYAPAPLLDADGLDAVRHLVLEPTLEALRRRGIDYRGVIYAGLMLTADGPQVIEFNCRFGDPECQTLMPLLGPEIAAVLQACALGRLDLAPQLSITDRCSACVVAAAEGYPEAPRKGDAIRIDLPPSPDHQLFHAGTRRESTGELLTAGGRVLAVVAQGDDFDAAFAGAYNGLNQLDYAGITYRRDIGHQVRSGG; via the coding sequence ATGGCCATCTCGTCCACCCGTCCCAGCACGCTGCCCACGCTCCAACGTGCCCTCGTCGTCGGCAGCGGCGGCAGGGAACAGTCCCTGGCCTGGGCCCTGAGCCGTTGCCCCGGTCTGGATACGGTCTGGATCACCCCAGGTAATGGAGGCGATGAAGGCAGCGCCCTGGCCGTGGCCGAAACCGATAGCGCTGGGTTGATTGCCCTCTGCCAGCAGAACGCCGTTGATCTGGTGGTGGTAGGGCCGGAAGCTCCTCTGGCCGCTGGCGTGGCCGATGCCCTGCGCGATGCAGGCTTCTCCGTGTTCGGCCCAGGAGCAGAGGGCGCCCAACTGGAGGCCAGCAAGGCCTGGGCCAAACAGCTGATGCAGGAGGCCGGGGTCCCCACGGCAGGCCACTGGGCGGTGGCCAATGAGGCGGAAGCGCTCGCGGTCTTGCGGGAGGTGCAACGTCCACTGGTGGTCAAAGCTGATGGCTTGGCCGCCGGCAAGGGCGTCACGGTGGCGAACACAGTGGAGGAGTCGGAAGTCGCCATCCGCGAGGCCTTCGAAGGGCGGTTCGGTGCTGCGGGCTCTCAGCTGGTGCTGGAAGAGCGGATGGAGGGTCCTGAAGTGTCGGTGTTCGCCCTGTGCGATGGGGAGCGGATGGTGCTGTTGCCACCAGCGCAGGACCACAAGCGGCTCAATGAAGGCGATCGCGGTCCGAACACCGGTGGCATGGGCGCCTATGCCCCCGCCCCGCTTCTGGATGCCGACGGGCTCGACGCCGTGCGCCACCTCGTGCTCGAGCCCACATTGGAGGCCCTACGACGTCGCGGTATCGATTACCGCGGGGTGATCTATGCAGGCCTGATGCTCACGGCCGATGGCCCCCAGGTCATTGAATTCAACTGTCGCTTCGGTGATCCCGAATGCCAGACGTTGATGCCCCTACTGGGCCCCGAGATCGCCGCCGTGCTTCAGGCCTGTGCCCTGGGCCGCCTTGATTTGGCCCCGCAGCTAAGCATCACCGACCGTTGCAGTGCTTGCGTTGTGGCCGCAGCGGAGGGCTACCCAGAAGCACCCCGCAAAGGCGATGCCATCCGCATCGACCTCCCCCCAAGCCCCGACCATCAGCTGTTCCACGCCGGCACCCGCCGCGAAAGCACCGGGGAACTGCTTACCGCAGGGGGCCGGGTGCTGGCCGTGGTAGCCCAGGGCGATGACTTCGATGCGGCGTTTGCAGGGGCCTACAACGGTCTGAACCAACTGGATTACGCCGGAATCACCTACCGTCGCGATATAGGTCATCAAGTGCGCTCGGGCGGATGA
- the rpmA gene encoding 50S ribosomal protein L27, translated as MAHKKGTGSTRNGRDSNAKRLGVKAYGGETVTAGSILIRQRGTSVLPGVNVGKGKDDTLFALTDGVVKFESIRRGLRNRKRINITAAV; from the coding sequence ATGGCACATAAAAAAGGCACAGGCTCAACCCGTAACGGCCGCGACTCAAACGCCAAACGTCTTGGCGTGAAGGCCTACGGCGGAGAAACCGTCACCGCCGGATCCATCCTCATCCGCCAGCGCGGCACCTCCGTTCTTCCCGGCGTCAATGTCGGCAAGGGCAAAGACGACACCCTGTTTGCCCTCACCGATGGCGTGGTGAAGTTCGAATCAATCCGCCGCGGCCTGCGCAATCGCAAGCGCATCAACATCACCGCAGCGGTCTGA
- a CDS encoding bifunctional 2-polyprenyl-6-hydroxyphenol methylase/3-demethylubiquinol 3-O-methyltransferase UbiG, with protein MPQLRSSTDVDVSAFLADGLGIKQHLSRYLDLTPELLEQRLPSSTDDLADLHPGAFRPEDATAFYEDTVGTGHLLELAAWHLSSADYIADTLRLQGIAVQGQVLDFGGGIGTHALSAAALPEVDHVWFVDLNPHNQAFVQQRAESLGLADKLSVHRDLSSTGDVRFDAVVCLDVLEHLPDPSAQLLEFHQRMAPGAIALLNWYFFKGHQGEYPFHFDDPALVDGFFRTLQAQFLEVFHPLLITARLYRRP; from the coding sequence ATGCCCCAGCTCCGCAGCAGCACGGATGTGGACGTCTCCGCTTTTCTGGCGGATGGTTTGGGCATCAAGCAACATCTGAGCCGTTATCTCGACCTGACGCCGGAGCTTCTGGAGCAGCGTCTGCCCAGCAGTACCGATGACTTGGCGGATTTGCACCCCGGTGCGTTTCGACCGGAGGACGCCACCGCCTTCTATGAGGACACGGTCGGCACGGGGCACTTGCTGGAGCTGGCGGCTTGGCACCTCTCCAGTGCGGACTACATCGCGGACACCCTGCGCCTGCAAGGTATTGCCGTGCAAGGCCAGGTGCTGGATTTTGGTGGTGGCATCGGCACCCATGCCCTGTCGGCGGCGGCGCTTCCGGAGGTCGACCACGTCTGGTTTGTTGATCTCAACCCCCACAACCAGGCGTTTGTGCAGCAACGGGCGGAAAGCTTGGGTTTGGCGGACAAACTCTCGGTGCATCGGGACCTCAGCAGCACGGGTGACGTGCGTTTCGATGCGGTGGTCTGCCTCGATGTGCTGGAACACCTGCCGGATCCCTCGGCGCAGTTGCTTGAGTTTCACCAGCGCATGGCCCCTGGGGCCATTGCCCTCCTGAACTGGTACTTCTTTAAGGGCCATCAGGGGGAGTACCCCTTCCACTTTGATGATCCGGCGCTGGTGGACGGGTTTTTCCGCACCCTGCAGGCCCAGTTCCTGGAGGTGTTTCATCCCTTGCTGATTACAGCCCGGCTGTACCGCCGTCCCTGA
- the kaiB gene encoding circadian clock protein KaiB yields MSPRKTYILKLYVAGNTPNSMRALKTLRNILETEFRGVYALKVIDVLKNPQLAEEDKILATPTLSKILPPPVRRIIGDLSDRERVLIGLDLLYDELSDTALNSSVIDAVDEETDTTITSDP; encoded by the coding sequence ATGAGTCCCCGCAAGACCTACATCCTCAAGCTCTACGTGGCGGGCAACACGCCCAATTCGATGCGGGCGCTGAAAACCTTGCGCAACATCCTTGAAACCGAATTCAGGGGTGTCTATGCCCTCAAGGTGATTGATGTGCTCAAAAATCCGCAACTGGCGGAGGAGGACAAAATTCTCGCAACGCCGACGTTGTCCAAGATTCTTCCCCCGCCGGTGCGCCGCATCATCGGTGATCTCTCTGATCGGGAGCGGGTTCTGATCGGTCTCGATCTTCTGTACGACGAGCTGTCCGACACGGCTCTTAACTCAAGTGTGATCGACGCTGTCGATGAGGAGACCGACACGACGATCACGTCGGATCCTTAA
- a CDS encoding ATP-binding protein: MSSSSGATIADWALPPHGKPPGEDQNLWDRITAWWAEFTLQTKLLAIATLVVSLMMTGITFFALNGIQRDAVMSDTRYARDLGLLLAGNVTELVAQGQDRELANVAEKFWRSSRSVRYIFFADPEGVVYLGIPISATPSNGDGELRLNRRLELPDELRRRPQNPLVRQHLTPQGAVTDVFVPLIRGGQYYGVLGLGVNPNETALASAALTREVTVAVFISIWVLVILGAVFNALTITRPVKELLRGVRSVASGNFGTRVDLPVGGELGELLNGFNAMASQLEAYDEANIEELTAAQVKQQSLIATMADGAMLLDADGRIVLANPTARRLFRWEGRSLEGQELVGELPELLAMELHSPLDALLGGASDSEDLRCSVGEPARTLRIVLQAVRDASGESLKGIAVTIQDLTREVELNAAQSRFISNVSHELRTPLFNIKSYVETLHDLGDQLSPEEHKEFLGVANDETDRLTRLVNDVLDLSRLESGRTLQFEPISMRPAMEQTLRTYRLNAEDRQVELVLDVPEDLPEVLGNWDLLLQVLDNLMGNALKFSRAGGPLALRAYAWPDACSVEGTAITGSDGPTCALTSPLPKLRVEIADTGCGISNADQERIFDRFFRVENAVHTEVGTGLGLSIVQGILEKHGAQIQMVSEPEVGTTFWFELPLAVADKDELQLQAERRSRNSIAEAVEL; the protein is encoded by the coding sequence ATGAGCAGCAGCAGCGGAGCCACGATCGCTGATTGGGCTCTTCCCCCCCACGGCAAACCCCCGGGGGAAGACCAGAACCTGTGGGACCGCATCACCGCCTGGTGGGCGGAATTCACCCTCCAGACCAAGCTGCTGGCAATCGCCACACTGGTGGTGAGTTTGATGATGACGGGAATCACATTTTTCGCGCTGAATGGAATTCAGCGCGATGCAGTGATGAGCGACACGCGCTATGCCAGGGATCTTGGCTTGCTGCTGGCCGGAAATGTCACCGAACTGGTGGCCCAGGGGCAGGACCGTGAGCTCGCCAACGTCGCCGAAAAGTTCTGGCGCTCGAGTCGCAGCGTTCGCTACATCTTCTTCGCCGATCCCGAAGGCGTCGTTTATTTGGGGATCCCCATCAGCGCCACCCCCAGCAATGGCGATGGGGAACTGCGTCTGAATCGCCGGCTGGAACTGCCTGACGAGCTGCGCCGACGCCCCCAGAACCCCTTGGTTCGGCAACACTTGACGCCCCAAGGGGCCGTCACAGACGTGTTTGTCCCCCTGATTCGGGGAGGTCAGTACTACGGCGTGCTCGGCCTCGGTGTGAACCCGAATGAAACCGCCCTGGCCAGTGCAGCCCTCACCCGCGAAGTCACGGTGGCGGTCTTCATCTCGATCTGGGTGCTGGTGATTCTTGGAGCCGTGTTCAATGCCCTCACCATCACCCGTCCGGTCAAGGAACTGCTGCGGGGGGTTCGCTCCGTCGCCTCAGGCAACTTCGGAACTCGTGTTGACCTGCCGGTGGGAGGGGAACTGGGAGAGTTACTGAACGGCTTCAACGCCATGGCCTCTCAGCTCGAGGCCTATGACGAAGCCAACATCGAGGAACTCACGGCCGCCCAGGTCAAGCAGCAATCGTTGATCGCCACCATGGCGGACGGGGCGATGCTGCTGGATGCCGACGGCAGGATCGTGCTGGCGAATCCCACAGCGAGGCGCCTGTTCCGCTGGGAAGGGCGCAGCCTGGAAGGCCAGGAGCTGGTGGGAGAACTACCCGAACTGCTGGCGATGGAACTGCATAGTCCCCTTGATGCACTGCTTGGTGGTGCCTCTGACAGTGAAGATCTGCGCTGCAGCGTGGGGGAACCAGCCCGCACCCTGCGCATCGTTCTGCAGGCCGTGCGTGATGCCAGCGGAGAAAGCCTCAAAGGCATCGCCGTCACCATCCAAGACCTCACCCGCGAGGTGGAGCTGAATGCAGCCCAGAGCCGTTTCATTAGCAACGTCTCCCACGAATTGCGCACCCCGCTGTTCAACATCAAGAGCTACGTCGAAACCCTGCACGACCTCGGCGATCAGCTCAGCCCTGAAGAACACAAGGAGTTTCTCGGGGTTGCCAACGACGAAACCGATCGACTCACCCGATTGGTGAACGATGTGCTGGACCTCTCCCGGTTGGAGTCGGGTCGAACACTGCAGTTCGAACCGATCAGCATGCGCCCGGCCATGGAGCAAACCTTGCGTACCTACAGGCTGAATGCCGAGGATCGCCAGGTTGAGCTGGTGCTGGATGTTCCGGAAGACTTGCCTGAAGTGCTGGGTAACTGGGACCTTCTGCTCCAGGTGCTCGACAACCTGATGGGCAATGCCCTCAAGTTCAGCCGCGCCGGTGGCCCCCTCGCGCTGAGGGCCTATGCCTGGCCCGACGCCTGTTCTGTGGAGGGAACAGCGATCACGGGAAGTGATGGACCCACCTGCGCCCTCACCTCACCGCTGCCCAAGCTCAGGGTAGAAATCGCCGACACGGGATGCGGGATCAGTAATGCCGATCAGGAACGCATCTTCGATCGCTTCTTCCGGGTCGAAAATGCCGTTCACACTGAAGTGGGCACCGGGCTGGGCCTCTCAATCGTGCAGGGCATCCTCGAGAAACACGGGGCTCAAATTCAGATGGTGAGTGAGCCTGAAGTCGGAACCACCTTCTGGTTCGAGCTGCCGTTAGCGGTAGCCGACAAAGATGAGTTGCAACTACAAGCAGAGCGTCGCAGTCGCAACTCCATCGCCGAGGCCGTCGAGCTTTAG
- the truB gene encoding tRNA pseudouridine(55) synthase TruB, translated as MQQSEHPAPAPVNGPFGFVVIDKPAGLTSHACVSRLRRSYGLKRVGHGGTLDPAVTGVLPIALGPATRLLPYLPGEKTYTGVIQLGKRTSSDDLEGELLDQQAWPPLSEDELDAALEPFRGVIEQRPPQVSAVHVDGERAHARARRGEAMDLPPRAVTVQRLQLLDWDEAQGRLSIDVHCSAGTYIRSIARDLGDRIGCGGCLASLRRTQALGFHAHQAHPLPERDAPPPDPLSPLLALAALPRRNLTEAEQIDWRCGRRITMEPGAGDAVVVCNADGSMAGIGHRENEGLLRPKVVFDAAG; from the coding sequence ATGCAACAGTCAGAGCACCCCGCTCCAGCCCCGGTGAACGGCCCCTTCGGCTTCGTGGTGATCGACAAGCCCGCAGGCCTCACCTCCCATGCCTGCGTCAGCCGCCTGCGCCGCAGCTACGGCCTCAAACGCGTGGGCCATGGCGGCACCCTCGATCCTGCAGTCACTGGAGTTCTCCCCATCGCTCTGGGCCCGGCAACCCGACTGCTTCCATACCTCCCCGGAGAAAAGACGTACACCGGCGTCATCCAACTGGGGAAGCGCACCAGCAGCGACGACCTGGAGGGAGAGCTGCTGGACCAACAGGCCTGGCCCCCGCTAAGCGAGGACGAGCTGGATGCCGCCCTGGAGCCGTTCCGAGGCGTGATTGAACAGCGACCGCCGCAGGTCTCAGCCGTCCATGTGGACGGCGAGCGGGCCCATGCCAGGGCCCGGCGTGGCGAAGCAATGGATCTCCCGCCGCGAGCCGTCACGGTGCAGCGGCTGCAGCTTTTGGATTGGGATGAGGCCCAGGGGAGGCTCAGCATCGACGTTCACTGCTCCGCCGGCACCTACATCCGCTCGATCGCTCGAGATCTGGGGGACCGTATCGGCTGCGGAGGTTGTCTGGCCTCGCTGCGCCGCACCCAGGCCCTGGGATTCCATGCTCACCAGGCCCATCCCCTACCGGAGCGAGACGCTCCGCCACCCGATCCCCTATCTCCGCTGCTGGCCCTAGCAGCCCTGCCCCGGCGGAATCTCACCGAAGCGGAACAGATCGACTGGCGTTGCGGCCGTCGCATCACGATGGAGCCCGGTGCTGGGGACGCTGTGGTGGTGTGCAACGCGGATGGGAGCATGGCTGGCATCGGCCACCGCGAGAACGAGGGTCTGTTGCGACCCAAAGTGGTGTTCGATGCAGCAGGCTGA
- a CDS encoding Nif11 family protein: MSMKQLETFMSRVQSNDSLRDEVQRCGKDNSCVVKVGAKHGHKFSPALLTRWQREH; encoded by the coding sequence ATGTCCATGAAACAGCTGGAGACGTTCATGTCGCGGGTTCAGAGCAACGACTCCCTGCGCGACGAGGTGCAGCGCTGCGGCAAGGACAACTCCTGCGTGGTCAAGGTTGGTGCCAAACACGGCCACAAGTTCTCGCCAGCTCTGCTGACCCGCTGGCAGCGCGAACACTGA
- a CDS encoding circadian clock protein KaiA — MARPALTVALVLDSPSLVESCRQWLPSNRYESVVLSVEAGEALTAVLGPRQDDFDAVVLEQTLLDAEVREQLLSAGLLFPAVIVGEVKGHVDYHPEELHLPDDQLAQLGYNVDAAISRFLRQGRADGRQEDPASRSKAVDNLSERLQERLGYLGVFYKRDPSRFLGSLAPEERRDLLLSLQRTYRDLLASYFSDPAASSQALESFVNTAFFSDLPITRTVEIHVDLIDEFWKQLSLEGHKHDFLQDYRLALLDVMAHLCEMYRRSIPPDLPLSGTASSRVRRPMDQLDASEESS, encoded by the coding sequence ATGGCCAGGCCGGCCCTCACTGTTGCTCTCGTCCTCGACAGTCCTTCTCTGGTGGAATCCTGTCGCCAGTGGCTGCCGTCCAATCGCTATGAGTCTGTTGTCCTAAGTGTTGAAGCTGGAGAGGCCCTGACGGCCGTCCTCGGGCCCAGGCAGGACGACTTCGATGCCGTGGTGCTTGAGCAGACTCTTCTGGACGCTGAGGTCAGGGAGCAGCTGCTCTCTGCTGGTCTGCTCTTCCCGGCCGTGATCGTTGGGGAAGTGAAGGGCCATGTGGATTACCACCCCGAGGAGCTGCATCTGCCCGACGACCAGCTGGCCCAGCTGGGATACAACGTTGACGCGGCAATTTCCCGCTTTCTGCGGCAGGGCCGCGCCGATGGCCGCCAAGAAGACCCCGCCAGCCGAAGCAAAGCCGTTGACAACCTCTCCGAACGTCTACAGGAACGACTCGGTTATCTCGGGGTTTTCTACAAACGTGATCCGTCTCGATTTTTAGGGAGCTTGGCTCCTGAAGAGCGCCGGGATTTGCTCCTTTCGCTGCAACGCACCTATCGGGACTTACTCGCGAGTTATTTCAGTGATCCGGCAGCGTCCAGCCAGGCCCTGGAAAGCTTTGTGAATACAGCTTTTTTCAGTGATCTGCCGATCACGCGAACCGTTGAGATTCACGTGGATCTCATCGATGAATTCTGGAAACAGCTGAGTTTGGAGGGCCACAAACATGACTTTCTTCAGGATTACCGCCTTGCGCTTCTCGACGTGATGGCCCATCTGTGTGAGATGTACCGGCGTTCCATTCCGCCGGATCTTCCTTTATCGGGCACGGCCTCCAGCCGTGTACGTCGCCCGATGGATCAGCTCGATGCCTCGGAGGAGTCGTCATGA
- the rplU gene encoding 50S ribosomal protein L21 translates to MADTKPAAEQSGTYAIVEASGTQIWLQPNRYYDLDRLQAEVDDTIKLENVLLVKDGGGTTLGQPYVKDATVSLKVMAHRRGPKVIVYKMRPKKKTRRKNGHRQELTRVMVESISVGGKAIS, encoded by the coding sequence ATGGCCGACACCAAACCAGCCGCGGAACAGAGCGGGACCTACGCCATCGTTGAGGCGTCCGGCACCCAGATCTGGTTGCAGCCCAACCGTTACTACGACCTCGACAGGCTTCAAGCCGAGGTGGACGACACGATCAAGCTCGAGAACGTGCTTCTGGTTAAGGACGGCGGGGGCACCACCCTGGGCCAGCCCTACGTCAAGGACGCCACCGTGTCCCTCAAGGTGATGGCCCATCGCCGCGGGCCCAAGGTGATTGTGTACAAGATGCGCCCCAAAAAGAAAACCCGCCGCAAGAATGGTCATCGGCAGGAACTCACCCGGGTGATGGTTGAGTCCATCTCCGTGGGCGGCAAGGCCATCAGCTGA